AACTAAAGGAAAATTACAACCCACGCAACTTGGTAGAGAATTAGATGCTTTTTTAGCGCAGATTTTACCAGACTTAATTAGCAGCGAGTTTACTGCTAATATGGAACAGCAATTAGATGCGATCGCAGATGGAAAACTTAACTGGGAATATTACTTAACTAATTGGAATCAACAATATTTTGCTCCAGCTTTAGAGAAAGCTATTGCCCAAATTCCTCAAGTCAAACAAACTTTAACAAAGCAAACTCAGGAAACTAAGCAACAAAAATCTTCCCCCAAAAATCAGGAAATCGCTAACATTCAATGCCCTAAATGTGGTAAACAAATGGTGAAAGTGCCATCCAAATCAGCTAAAGTCAAAGCTGGTCATTTTCTCAGTTGTGATTCGCGGCAAAATGGATGCGGTGCTGTAATGTTTAAAAATGAGCGATCGGGAAATTATGAACTACCTTATTCCGAACGGCAATCTCAACCATCAGCTACTTCCGTTCCAAATAATTTAAAAAGACAATCTCAACCATCAACTACTTCCGTTGCAGATAATTTGTCTGAAATTCTTTGTCCAGTTTGTAGTTCTCCTTTAGAAAAGTTTGGCTATGCTGATAAGAAAACTGGAGAAGCAAAAACTATGTTGAGATGTTCCAATGTTCAAAATAGAAAAGAGCGTTGCAAAGATGTAGCTTTTTGGTGGACTTCTCAACAACATTGGTGGTCAAAAGTATATGGAGAAATTAAAGAGAATGCGATTACTAAGCCCAAAAAGTCATCTCGGAAAACGACTGTTACTAAAAAGCGTAAATCCTAGCTTTCGGGAGCGATCGACATATTAATTAAAACTTGTGTTTTGATTTATTATGTCCAATTTAAAGATATAATATATCAACGCAATAAGGACAGAGGTTAGAGAAACATTTCTTTCCTAATTACCTGTTCCTTTGGTACAGTAAAATATCTCGCTTGTTGACCGAATCATCAATTTATGAGTGTAACAAATAGTTTTGCAATTCTCGCCCCAGTTCCAGAAATTCACCTGCTTTCTGGACAAGAAGCGATCGCGCAACTTAGCAACGATCCAAATAATGAAATAGTTAAAATTGCTTTTGGTAGTATGGATTTTGAAGGGTTTCGGCAAATCGATGAATTAAGAAAATCGCAATCAGTAGAAGTATTTATTTATGCCAGCGATTCTACTGGCGACCAACCTTTACACACGCAAGCATTGTGGCATGGTATTTACATTGGTCATGTCCCTTCTCGTAATGGTCGATATCCGGGGAATAAAAAGTTTCGTCCCCCTTCTACTTTAAGCGATCGACCAACTTGGGCGGTATACTGGGAAGTACAAGAATTACAACTTTTAGAGAAACCTATTGCAATTGCCTCCCTCAAAGGATTAAATAAAAAAGCGAATTTTTCCTCTCGATTTATCCCCGAAGGGCCACTTTTAATTGAATACCCTAAATAAGCTGTCGCGCCTTTAAATCACTTATTGAGATCGCAGGGGGGCAGGGGGGCAGGGGGGCAGAGGAGAGGATTTAGACCAATTTTCTTCTGTTTCCAAACTATCTAATTTAAATGCGGAATAGCTTATCATATTTAAAGGTAATTAAAGTTTGTTATAAATCAGATCGTGTCTGGCTAATGAACCATAATATCCTTAGTCTGTAACTCTGTAGAGACGTTGAATACAACGTCTCTACTCTCCTTAATCTTTACCCATATTTATGATATATTCTCGAAAAATTGGAGATAAATTAAACAAAATTTTCTCGGATTCTAAGATTTTCAGTAAAAAGCGTTTATTCAAAGATTCTAACCCATTAATAAAGTCTGTTGATGATAAAGATAAAGCTTGTCTCAAATCTTCTCTCGATCTCGGTTGATTAAGCTTACTTAATTCTAAAAGTATCTCCTGTTCTATGGGAGTTAATCGGGCAAATAATTCACTAAAGCGAAATTTCATATCTTCTGTCAAATGCAAAGTATTTTCTGTAAAGAACTCAGAAACTTTACCTAGAAAAATCTTTTTAATTAAAATAGCAATATCTTTTAAATAAACGGGATTACCTTCATATAATTCAATTAGCTTTACCCAACTTTCCTCATCTTTTAATCCCAAATTTTGCAAAATATCGATATTGTCTAATCCTTATTTTGTTAAAATTGCTCAAATGTTTGATATTGGCTTGAGAGTAGAAGGCAATTTATTTGAATCTTGGCAGTTTGAGGGTGATTTATTATCATCAGTTGAATTAATTAGAGAAAAATACAATATATGTCTGTAAAATTTTCTTATTTAACAGCCCGTTATCCAAAGAGTTTGTAAGGTGCGTCAGAGCAAAAAAGTTATTGATGAGATAATTAAGTTAACTATCTGACGCACCCTACAAAGTTTTTGGTTTGATGCGATCGCTACGCCTACGGTAGGCTACAACAACGCACATTTCACCCGACAAATGCGATATTAAATGTGGTCGAGAGAGAGGTTAATTAGTGCGATCGCTAAATAATTTAAGAATGCTTTTCTAATAACTTTTGTAGCAAACTTTCAGATACCCAAAAAGATGTATTTTGTAAGCTTTGAATTGTCACAGGTAAGTCGATTAACTTCATCGTTGCGGCTCGATCTAATATTCCCAGAATACCTGCGATCGCCAAGCCTCTATCTTTGGCAATCCGTCTTGCTTTCATGTCGTCTAGCAGAACTAAGTCTGCTTTAAGTTCCTCTGCTAAAAGAATAGCTGCACTTTCTCCAGGATCTAGTAAATCTGCGATCGCATCGGAAGATTGGCTAACAGATTGAATTTCTAGCCAGTTGGGTAAATTGGTAATCCAAACTTGGACAAGTAGTGGAGCAAGTGGATCGGATAGCTCATTGTAAACAGCTTGAGGAATGATAATTTGCTGAAATAATTTAGGCAGTAAGTCGATTTCTACTATCAAAATTAAATAGTTGATCGGAGAGGTATTGGAAACAATAATCATTCAGTTCCTAGTAAGTTATTAATCGTTTGAATATCTTCTGCTAAATCTTCTTCAGTGTAGGGTAAGTAAGCTTGTTCCTGTTTCAAGAATTGATATGTTTCCCATCGGGAAAAAAAGTTCAGCATTCGGTGAACTTCGGCTGCTCCAATCCGACCTTGACGATAATAATCGGCGGCGATTAGTTCTAAAACTCTGCGGGAAATGTTGGTGTGTTGCAGTTGTAGGTTATCGACGATATCATCGGGAAGTTCGAGGGTAATTTGCATAAGTTATGCTCGTAAGGCTCTTGTTTAAAAGGATAGCGTTTTTTCGTAGAGTTTGGATGAAAGGCGATGCGATCGCTACGCCTACGGCAGGCTACGCCAACACACATTTCACCCGACAAATGCGCTGTTAAATATGGTTGGAAGAAAGAGTAATTATCATGTTATAATTAATTAGCAAAATAGCATTTTCATAGATTCGCTATGTCTACCGTAGAAATCACACAAGCTATTTCCCAAATATCAGAATTATTCGATTTAGCTTTAAGTGGAGAAGAAATAATCATTACAGAAAATCAACAGCCTTTATTAAAATTAGTTTCACTTGAGCCTAAATCTCAACGTCTTCCTTTATTTGGCACGGATAAAGAAATCATATCTATTTCTGATGATTTTGATGCACCGTTAGAGGAATTTGAAGATTAACGATGCAATTTTTATTAGATACTCATGCACTTATTTGGTTTTTTCTGGTAATACAAAACTTAGTGATACTGCCAGAGATTTAATAGAAGATATAAACAATATAAAATATATCGGTTAGTTGAGAATATTTCGATTATTAGTCAAGATTCTCTGTTTAATTTATACCCAATTAATGTTGTATGGTGAGAGTGCGAGTGGATCGGACATTTCACCCAAAAGATGCGATCGCCTCTACTAATCCCCATATAACTCAGCCAAAATAGAATTAATTTCATTCACTGTAATATCTTCTCGTTCTGATTTACTATAAATCGTCAGCAATAGAACATTGATTTCTGATTCAATCAAATAAATTAACCTATATCCAGCACTTTTACCTTTTTGGATATTACTATTTTTAGCTCTAACTTTATAAACGAAATAATCTGAACCAAATCCAGATAAGCGATCTCCAACAAAATTACCTTTCTGAATTTCCGCAATTATCGGTTCAATATCAGCACGAATATGGCGATATTTCTTTGATAAACGATACAACTCACTTTCAAATTCATTAGTAAATCTGACTGAAATTTGATGAAAATTATTAGTCATCTATTCTTTCCCATAATTGAGAAATAGGTCGAGTTTCTCCGGCTTTTACTTGTTGTAAAGAGCGTCTTAAACTTGCTTTAATTTCTGCAACTGGTGTATCATCGGAATCGGTTTCAGATTCAGACTCATTAGTTAATAAAACAATCACTTTAACTCGACTTGGAGTAGTAATATTTAAATTTTGGTCTAAAATTATTTGACCTTTTTCATCAATTGTTCCCATCACTTCAAAGGCTTGCATTGTAGTATTGCCTCAAATAGTCAAGTTAATTAATTTCATCTTAGCAGGTGGTATTGATTTGTTAAATGTGTGATCTCCCATTTCGTAAGGTGCGTTAGAGTAAAAAAGTTATTGATGAGATAATTAAGTTAACTATCTGACGCACCCTACAAAGTTTTTTTGTTTGATGCGATCGATACGCCTACGGCAGGCTACGCGATCGCACATTTCGCCCAACATAGGATTGTTAGTGTCTTAGGATGATTACGTTAAACTTGTTTTTAGTGACTCTAATTCCCGATCGATATTTTCCAAACAAGCATTTAATAAATTTAATTGAGAACGCTTACTGCTAATATCTAAAGGCAGTTCTGGCATTTGAAAACTGATAATTCGCTCAGCTTTATCTTGATACTTTAATAACTGTTCAATC
The genomic region above belongs to Phormidium ambiguum IAM M-71 and contains:
- a CDS encoding UPF0175 family protein, with the translated sequence MQITLELPDDIVDNLQLQHTNISRRVLELIAADYYRQGRIGAAEVHRMLNFFSRWETYQFLKQEQAYLPYTEEDLAEDIQTINNLLGTE
- a CDS encoding DUF3368 domain-containing protein; translated protein: MIIVSNTSPINYLILIVEIDLLPKLFQQIIIPQAVYNELSDPLAPLLVQVWITNLPNWLEIQSVSQSSDAIADLLDPGESAAILLAEELKADLVLLDDMKARRIAKDRGLAIAGILGILDRAATMKLIDLPVTIQSLQNTSFWVSESLLQKLLEKHS
- a CDS encoding type II toxin-antitoxin system RelE/ParE family toxin encodes the protein MTNNFHQISVRFTNEFESELYRLSKKYRHIRADIEPIIAEIQKGNFVGDRLSGFGSDYFVYKVRAKNSNIQKGKSAGYRLIYLIESEINVLLLTIYSKSEREDITVNEINSILAELYGD
- a CDS encoding type II toxin-antitoxin system Phd/YefM family antitoxin, producing the protein MSTVEITQAISQISELFDLALSGEEIIITENQQPLLKLVSLEPKSQRLPLFGTDKEIISISDDFDAPLEEFED